A single Cannabis sativa cultivar Pink pepper isolate KNU-18-1 chromosome 7, ASM2916894v1, whole genome shotgun sequence DNA region contains:
- the LOC133039782 gene encoding uncharacterized protein LOC133039782, which produces MNLAFLAKWSWNLLTGSQSLCCKILRAKYLRGKDFLHCKYKDSDSWFWKNVVKASDILRKGACKRVVDGRDTSIWRDPWIPHLKGFVPKPNRSVAMDNHCVADLLSPTGGWDIPKLKSLFDQETVLAILKNGTPLGLGKDSWLWTLESNGRFSSKSAYLSQALERAPQCIVAPALWNSNIMERHKVLWWCILSQALPVRAVIKRRFQIEDTSCPLCGMGEETMEHLFLTCDVAMHLWRASPWGIFPVCDTGIRVWNWVKFIWSLNRRGLRVEDVFLYASLVVDNIWRLRNDVVHNNCPPNVLKCIDHICSSFAEAHTSLLPSPPPPVKDS; this is translated from the coding sequence ATGAACCTCGCTTTTTTGGCTAAGTGGAGTTGGAATTTACTGACAGGGAGTCAGTCATTATGTTGCAAGATCCTCAGGGCCAAATACCTAAGGGGAAAGGACTTTCTCCACTGCAAGTACAAAGATTCTGATTCTTGGTTCTGGAAGAATGTTGTTAAAGCTAGTGATATCCTCCGGAAAGGGGCCTGCAAGAGGGTCGTTGATGGAAGAGACACTAGCATTTGGAGGGACCCGTGGATCCCTCACTTGAAAGGTTTCGTCCCGAAACCAAATAGAAGTGTTGCTATGGATAATCATTGTGTGGCTGATCTACTTTCGCCTACGGGAGGGTGGGACATCCCTAAGCTAAAAAGTCTGTTCGATCAGGAGACTGTTTTAGCGATTCTGAAAAATGGAACCCCCCTAGGATTGGGAAAGGATAGTTGGTTGTGGACCCTGGAGAGTAATGGACGTTTCTCTAGTAAATCGGCTTATCTGTCCCAGGCCTTGGAGAGAGCTCCCCAGTGTATTGTCGCCCCTGCTCTTTGGAATAGTAACATAATGGAGCGTCACAAGGTTCTCTGGTGGTGCATCCTTTCCCAAGCTCTCCCTGTTCGAGCAGTGATTAAAAGAAGATTTCAGATAGAAGACACCAGTTGTCCATTGTGTGGTATGGGTGAGGAAACTATGGAACATTTGTTTCTTACCTGCGATGTAGCGATGCACTTATGGCGTGCTTCTCCGTGGGGGATCTTCCCTGTGTGTGACACTGGTATTCGGGTTTGGAATTGGGTGAAGTTCATTTGGAGCCTTAATAGGCGGGGTCTCCGAGTGGAGGATGTGTTTCTTTATGCCTCGCTTGTTGTGGACAATATATGGAGATTGCGTAACGACGTGGTACACAATAATTGCCCTCCTAATGTTCTTAAATGTATTGACCATATTTGTTCTTCTTTTGCAGAGGCACATACTTCTCTCTTGCCTAGTCCTCCGCCGCCGGTGAAGGATAGCTAG
- the LOC115696745 gene encoding glutaredoxin-C9-like, with protein MMNMEGGESSGSSSSVMMMMMKEFDQNSDGSPYEMVRQMGSCKAVVVFSMSECCMSTVVKQLLFSLGVGPTVFELDKLVAGPHIENVLFDLLNAVGEGGRRGSGRRQPPVPAVFVGGKFLGGVETLMACHINGTLVPLLKDAGALWL; from the coding sequence ATGATGAACATGGAGGGTGGAGAATCATCgggatcatcatcatcagtgatgatgatgatgatgaaggaGTTTGATCAGAATAGCGACGGTAGTCCGTACGAGATGGTTAGGCAAATGGGGTCGTGTAAAGCGGTGGTGGTGTTTAGCATGAGCGAGTGTTGTATGAGTACTGTGGTGAAACAACTCCTTTTTAGTCTCGGTGTGGGGCCTACGGTTTTCGAGCTTGATAAACTCGTGGCTGGACCCCACATCGAGAACGTCCTCTTCGACCTCCTTAATGCTGTTGGAGAAGGAGGTAGAAGAGGATCAGGACGGAGACAGCCGCCTGTTCCGGCTGTCTTCGTTGGCGGTAAGTTCTTAGGTGGTGTGGAAACTCTCATGGCTTGTCATATTAATGGAACCCTTGTTCCTCTACTCAAAGATGCTGGAGCTCTCTGGCTTTGA